From Anopheles maculipalpis chromosome X, idAnoMacuDA_375_x, whole genome shotgun sequence:
GCTAGAGTAAGTATGTTTGGTTGCATCAGTCGGCCAATTTgcgttgaaaaataataccaaAACGGTTACGGTTGCTTAATCCGATTGCGCACTTACAGCCGTAAGCTGCCGATCAAACATGTGGTACTGTTTGGTGCTGCTGTGCTGCTGATATGCTGCTTCTTCATCTACGACCGATGTCTGGTGGAAACGATCAACTCGTACCAAGTGCTGTACGACCATAACCGTGCCCGGGCCGACCGGATCGAGCAGGAAGTTGGACAGGGACCGGGCGGCCGCACACGCTACATACTGCTGTACACGAGCTTTTTCAGCGAGAAACGGTGGGGCTTGCAGGCGGAAACGCTCGGACCAGAGTTCTTTGCGATGAAGCACTGTCCGGCAACGAACTGCGTGTTAACCAGCTACCATCAGCTATTGCCATCCGTCACCGAGTACGATGCGATCGTGTTTCACGTTGCGACAAACTGGGATGGACCGCTGCCAACGGTCCGAAGCCCGCATCAGGTGTATGTGGCCGCACTGATGGAGTCACCGGCACACACGAAACATACGCTCAGTTTGGACGGCCAGTACTTCAACTGGACGATGACGTACCGGCTAGATTCGGACGTACTGTTCAACTACCTAAACGTTGTCGATCTGGAGAGCGGGCAAGTGATAAGCCCGGCCATTAGTCCGAGCTGGCGCAACGGCTTCCAGGAGTTTATCAATGCGACGCTTCTGGAGACGGTGGCTAGCAAGCGCAAGATGGCAACCCAGTTCGTATCACACTGTGGGGCACTGTCCGGCCGTGATCAGCTAGTAAGGAAGATGCAGTCGATCGGGTTCGAGGTGGACGTGTATGGAGCGTGCGGTCCTCTAACGTAAGTATTGTCTCTCTGTTCTTCGCAATATAGTGTTGAGCGTACTAGGTAATAGCGTGTGAGTGAGCTTTACCAGATTCCCAAAAGTGTTCGGGTGTAAACACTGTTTGGAATCATTATTatccaactttttttttcgtttatttacagaggctttgagtcttagagactacattcgcctctcaaaTTATTATCAAACTCACCCTGAAGGAGTTAATAGGGGTGACGCTGGTGAGcagggagcgagagagagagaggagggg
This genomic window contains:
- the LOC126563514 gene encoding alpha-(1,3)-fucosyltransferase C translates to MAGLLDRKLPIKHVVLFGAAVLLICCFFIYDRCLVETINSYQVLYDHNRARADRIEQEVGQGPGGRTRYILLYTSFFSEKRWGLQAETLGPEFFAMKHCPATNCVLTSYHQLLPSVTEYDAIVFHVATNWDGPLPTVRSPHQVYVAALMESPAHTKHTLSLDGQYFNWTMTYRLDSDVLFNYLNVVDLESGQVISPAISPSWRNGFQEFINATLLETVASKRKMATQFVSHCGALSGRDQLVRKMQSIGFEVDVYGACGPLTCPRGKPECEQMLDTVYWFYLSFENSLCVDYVTEKLYNALSHNIVPVVFGGADYNRFMPPGSYIDVQDYGTVNELVDYLRYLVDNPSEYIRYFWWKEHYALENTNSYCDLCTKLHSVDAREKVQYYRSIKNWWYDEACTAKPKIQF